The proteins below come from a single Magnetococcales bacterium genomic window:
- a CDS encoding topoisomerase DNA-binding C4 zinc finger domain-containing protein → MFWLTLLADLFLLGLALVLLVQRPVRVREKPVRLRQPLFPEAVLQAWRVLDEVCRGRAVIHAQPAWAGLLTRAVAEASLPRALDFLVCDRLDGRPLMGVYLASTLPADSSSWFSRVDLPVMALTRDLMKQPEILRHLLLGDEEEVAPVTKLPEAKPVVAGRSERKESPVATRVAETAAVGTAEKVEAVEVGRVVAEKVVPKEVGGESEGKVCPRCGSSMGRRQVKQGPQAGRTVLACVRFPECRTVLPLPEKG, encoded by the coding sequence ATGTTCTGGTTGACGCTTCTGGCCGATCTCTTTCTGCTCGGCCTCGCTTTGGTATTGCTCGTACAGCGGCCGGTGCGTGTTCGTGAAAAGCCCGTCAGGTTGCGACAGCCGCTTTTTCCGGAGGCGGTATTGCAGGCCTGGAGGGTTCTGGACGAGGTATGTCGCGGACGGGCGGTCATTCATGCCCAGCCTGCGTGGGCTGGGTTGTTGACTCGGGCGGTTGCCGAAGCCTCCTTGCCCCGTGCTCTGGATTTTCTGGTTTGTGATCGGCTTGACGGCAGGCCGTTGATGGGGGTTTATCTGGCCAGTACGTTGCCTGCGGACTCCTCTTCCTGGTTTTCCAGGGTCGATTTGCCGGTCATGGCCTTGACTCGTGATCTCATGAAGCAGCCGGAGATTTTGCGGCATTTGTTGTTGGGAGACGAGGAGGAGGTTGCGCCCGTCACGAAGCTGCCGGAGGCGAAACCGGTTGTAGCGGGGCGTTCCGAACGGAAGGAGTCTCCCGTGGCGACCAGGGTTGCGGAGACGGCGGCTGTTGGCACTGCGGAGAAGGTGGAAGCGGTCGAAGTTGGGCGGGTGGTTGCGGAGAAGGTTGTGCCCAAGGAGGTTGGAGGGGAGAGTGAGGGCAAGGTTTGTCCCCGGTGTGGCAGTTCGATGGGGCGTCGTCAGGTCAAGCAGGGTCCTCAGGCGGGGCGTACCGTGCTGGCGTGTGTGCGCTTTCCGGAGTGTCGCACGGTATTGCCCTTGCCCGAGAAGGGGTGA
- a CDS encoding cytidylate kinase family protein has protein sequence MQALGAIAHMASIVEADVYSTIHDEEKLPSVPVVTISRTYGTPGMEIGHLLAKYLNVGYYDRELLNVLCRQSHADRHLLEALYEKPIHAWDELLYGLLGKGGNAELLHLLPKIMENIQRTGGVVLGRGAHLLATSRPIFRVALDGSLPVCTKRVMSRMQISEKKARELIQEKNNERNAFVRSIFERHPSMHHFYEMEINTDLFTPDQAVTMILTAMNQKGFMLPKETRDALPKLVSLHPEESGVEEPPAHEVGLPFRTGEVIFRQGETSENLYMVLQGSVELTRESPEGNRRLVAMIEEGDILDDLSLFTHDKVRFCTAVACERTRLLPLTEMEVTNLLSRGPGMALRLLRNAALRLGELHGRLSDSSVPETTPSPFPATEI, from the coding sequence ATGCAAGCCCTTGGCGCCATTGCCCACATGGCCTCCATTGTCGAGGCGGATGTCTATTCCACTATCCACGATGAGGAGAAGCTTCCCTCCGTTCCCGTGGTCACCATTTCCCGTACCTACGGGACACCCGGCATGGAAATCGGCCATCTTCTGGCCAAGTATCTCAATGTCGGCTACTACGACCGGGAGTTGCTCAATGTCCTCTGCCGGCAGTCCCATGCCGACCGCCACCTCCTGGAAGCCCTGTACGAGAAACCCATTCACGCCTGGGATGAGCTGCTCTACGGGCTGCTGGGCAAGGGGGGCAACGCGGAACTGCTGCACCTTCTGCCCAAGATCATGGAAAACATTCAGCGCACCGGCGGCGTGGTTCTGGGCCGGGGAGCCCATCTGCTGGCCACCAGCCGACCCATCTTCCGGGTCGCCCTCGACGGCTCTCTGCCGGTTTGCACCAAGCGGGTCATGAGCCGCATGCAAATCTCCGAGAAAAAAGCCCGGGAACTCATTCAGGAGAAGAATAACGAACGCAATGCCTTCGTGCGTTCCATTTTCGAGCGGCATCCTTCGATGCACCATTTCTACGAAATGGAGATCAACACCGACCTCTTCACCCCCGATCAGGCGGTGACCATGATCCTCACGGCCATGAACCAGAAGGGTTTCATGCTGCCCAAGGAGACGCGCGATGCGCTGCCGAAGCTGGTTTCCCTCCACCCCGAGGAATCCGGCGTCGAGGAGCCTCCCGCCCATGAGGTTGGTCTGCCTTTCCGCACCGGCGAAGTGATCTTCCGTCAAGGCGAGACATCCGAAAACCTGTATATGGTGCTTCAGGGCTCCGTCGAACTGACCCGCGAGTCGCCCGAAGGCAATCGCCGCCTGGTGGCCATGATCGAAGAGGGGGACATCCTGGACGACCTCTCCCTGTTCACCCACGACAAGGTACGCTTTTGCACCGCCGTGGCCTGCGAGCGCACCCGGCTGCTGCCCCTGACGGAAATGGAAGTGACCAATCTTCTCTCCCGTGGGCCGGGCATGGCTTTGCGGCTGCTGCGCAATGCTGCTCTGCGTTTGGGTGAACTCCATGGCAGACTCTCCGATTCCAGCGTTCCGGAGACCACTCCCTCCCCCTTTCCCGCCACGGAAATCTGA